The Pseudomonas rhizosphaerae genomic sequence TAATCACTAGATGTGTCGTGGCCGAGGACGCTTTCGCGGGCAGAGACCCGCTCCCACATGGGCTGGGCGCGATGCATAGGGTATGGCTGTGGGATGCAAGGTAATGGCTACTGGATGTGTCGTGGCCGAGGACGCTTTCGCGGGCAGAGGGCTCGCCGCCCGCCCCGCTCCCACATGGGTGCAGGGGAGTTTCGTCTCTGTGGGAGCGGGTCTCTGCCCGCGAAGGGGCCTGGCCTGCTTAAGGCGTTTCCACAGACTACGCCAACGCCAGCTCCTCGTCGTACGGGTTCTGGGCCTGGCGGCTCCAGAGGCGGAAGTACTGGCCTTGACGTGCCAGCAGGTCGTCGTGGGAGCCGTCTTCGATGATGCGGCCGTCTTCGAACACCAGGATGCGGTCCAGGTGGGCGACCGTCGACAGCCGGTGGGCGACGACGATCACGGTCTTGTCCTGCATGATTTCGTCGAGTTTCTCCTGGATGAACCGTTCGGTGATCGAGTCCAGCGCCGAAGTTGCCTCGTCCATCACCAGAATGGGCGCGTTCTTGAGCAATACCCTGGCGATGGCGATGCGTTGGCGTTGGCCCCCGGAAAGCTTCACGCCACGTTCACCCACCAGCGACTCGGCGCCCTGGTCCATGCCTTCGATGAACGCGCTCGCACCGGCGCGGTGGATGGCCTGGGCCAGCTCGTGGGGGCTGGCATCCAGACGACCGTAGTTGATGTTTTCGGCGATGCTGCGGTGAAACAACCCAGGCTCCTGAGGGATCAGGCCGATCTGCTGATGCAGTGAATGCTGGGTCACCCTGCGCACATCCTGGCCATCGATCAACACCTGCCCTTGATTGACGTCGTACAGACGCAAAAGCAGGTTGAGCAGCGACGACTTGCCCGAGCCGGAAGTACCGACCAGGCCAACCCGTTGTCCCGCCGGGATGGACAACTGCAGGTGCTCGAACACCGGCTTCTGCGGCGAATAGCCAAAGCTCACATCACGAAACTCGATGGCCCCGCGCACGGCGGCGAGCGGCTGTGCATCGGGCTCGTCCACCACTTCATGGGGGCGGATCAAGGTGCGCACGCCGTTGGCGATGTTGCCGGTGGCCTCGAAAAAATCCAGGAAGCGCCGCGACAGGTTGGCGACGTCGGTGATGATCAACAGCGACAAGCTGGTGGCCATCACAAAGGTCGCGATGTCGATGCTGCCCAGGCGCCAGAGGTACAGGGCGATCAGGAGCATGCCGACCTTGAGTGACATTCCGCAGATCGACTGGAACCAGCGGATCTTCTCCATGTAGCCGAACGAGCGGCCAGCGGCCTTCAGCTCGCGGTCCAGGTAATCGCCCAGGTAGCGATGTTCGAACGAATGCCGGGCGAACAGGCGGATGTTGGTCAGGTTGGACACCGCATCCACCACCTTGCCGTTGCTGGTACTGCGCGCCGCCGAGTATTGCTGGGACAACGGATGACTGCGCTTGGCCAGGAAATAGCACACGGTGATGAACGCCACCGACCAGCCGAGCATGAACAGCGCCAGCCAGACCGACGCTGTGGCCAATACCGCAACGGCCAGGGTCAGGGTGACCAGCAGCGGAATCAGGTCGAACAGCAACAGCGCCAGCGCCTGGCCCACGCCCATGGAGACTTCGGAGATCTTGTGCGCCAGGGCACCGGCGAACTCGCTGCTGACGAAGCGATGGGAGTGGCGCTGCAGGTAGGCGTACACCGCGTGAGTGACCGTGCGCCGTTGCAGTGGCAAGACCCGGATATGCGCGCCCGTCGCGCCGCGGGTACACAGCACTTCGAGCACCAGCAGGCCGGCGAACAGCAACAGTGGCTTGCTCAAGGTCTGCCAGTTGAGGTTGTCCCCACTGGCGGTGCTGACCACGCGGGTGATCTGCCCCAGTACCCATGGCACCAGCACCGTGCAGGTCACCGCCACCACCTGCAACAGCAGGATCGCCAGGTACCAGCCACGGAAATGGTCGACGAAGAAGCGAGCGAAGGCAAAGGGAGTGTCCGGCAGCGACTGGATGTTCCAGCTGCGCAGGGCATGTTGACGTTCCTTGTACGAGGGTTTCAAACGGTAGTCTCCAAGTGTCAGCGGCGCGAGCCGCGTCAGGCGTGTTGCGTTTCTACTGGTGCACCGCGTATACCGCCGACGCGGCTTGCGCCGCTGCTACAGAGGAACGCGTGGACCGTGCGTCCGGTGTTGCGAGCGGATCGTGTAGCAGCGGCGCGAGCCGCGTCCGTTGTTGCAAGCGGACCGTGTAGCAGCGGCACAAGCCGCGTCCGTTGTTGCAAGCGGACCCTGTAGCAGCGGCGCGAGCCGCGTCCGGTATTGCGAGCGGACCGTTTAGGGGCTCGGCTCAGATCGCCAGGGGCAGATAGGTGAGCGCGCGCAGGGCGCCCGTCTGCAAGGTCGGTACGGCGTTGAGCAAGGCTTGGGTGTAAGGGTGTTGTGGGCGATCCAGCACTTGCCGCACCGCGCCCGCCTCCACCACCTCGCCATCCTTCATCACCAGTACATGGTCACTGACGTGGTTGATCACCCCCAGGTCGTGGGAAATGAACAGGCACGCCAGCCCCAGCCGATTCTTGAGGTCGTCGAGCAATTCCAGAATCTGCGCCTGCACCGACACGTCCAGCGCCGACACCGGCTCGTCGCACACCAGAATCTGCGGTTCGGCCGCCAGCGCGCGGGCAATCGCGATGCGCTGGCGTTGCCCTCCAGACAACTCGATGGGTCGCCGATCGAGTACCGCAGCGTCCATCTTCACCAGCGCCAGCAAGCGCCCGGCCCGGCTCTCCCACATTGCACGAGGATGACCCGCCACCTGCAACGCTTCGAACAGCACCTTTTGCACCGTATAGCGCGGATCGAACGAGCTCAGCGGATCCTGGAACACCACCTGAATGCTGTGTCGCGCGCGAGCCTGCTGCGCCTTGTCGAGATCGGACCAGCGCTGGCCGTTGATCCACACCTGGCCGCTGTCGGGACGCTCCAGCCCCAGGATCATGCGCGTAAGAGTCGTCTTGCCCGAGCCGGATTCGCCGACGACACCCAAGGTCCGACCGCGCTCCAGACGCAGGGACACGTCCGCGACAACCTTGCGCAGACGCCCGTCCGGCCCTTCGAACGATTTGCTCAGGTGCTCGGCGCGAAGCAGAACTTCGCCGGTTCGAGGTACCTCGGCAATGGCCGCGGAGTCACCGTAGGCGCGGCGAAAATGCACGGCGGTACCGGCTGCCAGCAGACTCTGGGTATAGGGATGGCGAGGGTCGCGCAGAATCTGGTCGACACTGCCCTGCTCCACGATCACCCCCTGATGCATCACCGCAATGCGTGTGGCCAGGC encodes the following:
- a CDS encoding ABC transporter ATP-binding protein, giving the protein MKPSYKERQHALRSWNIQSLPDTPFAFARFFVDHFRGWYLAILLLQVVAVTCTVLVPWVLGQITRVVSTASGDNLNWQTLSKPLLLFAGLLVLEVLCTRGATGAHIRVLPLQRRTVTHAVYAYLQRHSHRFVSSEFAGALAHKISEVSMGVGQALALLLFDLIPLLVTLTLAVAVLATASVWLALFMLGWSVAFITVCYFLAKRSHPLSQQYSAARSTSNGKVVDAVSNLTNIRLFARHSFEHRYLGDYLDRELKAAGRSFGYMEKIRWFQSICGMSLKVGMLLIALYLWRLGSIDIATFVMATSLSLLIITDVANLSRRFLDFFEATGNIANGVRTLIRPHEVVDEPDAQPLAAVRGAIEFRDVSFGYSPQKPVFEHLQLSIPAGQRVGLVGTSGSGKSSLLNLLLRLYDVNQGQVLIDGQDVRRVTQHSLHQQIGLIPQEPGLFHRSIAENINYGRLDASPHELAQAIHRAGASAFIEGMDQGAESLVGERGVKLSGGQRQRIAIARVLLKNAPILVMDEATSALDSITERFIQEKLDEIMQDKTVIVVAHRLSTVAHLDRILVFEDGRIIEDGSHDDLLARQGQYFRLWSRQAQNPYDEELALA
- a CDS encoding dipeptide ABC transporter ATP-binding protein — translated: MNTLIQPPLPVLDVQDLHVAFAGQAQPVIRGISFQLHAGECLALVGESGSGKSVTSRTLAGLTGAHAQVRAERLSFAGRDLRTLREKDWLQLRGAQLGFVMQDALGSLDPLRRVGQEIAEPLRLHTDLKRQQRDVRVIELLRSVGVPEPELRARQHPGQLSGGLRQRALIASAIACTPRLLIADEPTTALDATVQAQVMSLLESLRGADTAMLIVSHDLAVVARLATRIAVMHQGVIVEQGSVDQILRDPRHPYTQSLLAAGTAVHFRRAYGDSAAIAEVPRTGEVLLRAEHLSKSFEGPDGRLRKVVADVSLRLERGRTLGVVGESGSGKTTLTRMILGLERPDSGQVWINGQRWSDLDKAQQARARHSIQVVFQDPLSSFDPRYTVQKVLFEALQVAGHPRAMWESRAGRLLALVKMDAAVLDRRPIELSGGQRQRIAIARALAAEPQILVCDEPVSALDVSVQAQILELLDDLKNRLGLACLFISHDLGVINHVSDHVLVMKDGEVVEAGAVRQVLDRPQHPYTQALLNAVPTLQTGALRALTYLPLAI